A single genomic interval of Terriglobus albidus harbors:
- the mrdA gene encoding penicillin-binding protein 2, whose amino-acid sequence MMEEEKLTAREEKVSPLKLNSVQYVVALLLVVLLAGLWRLQVVSADNYRVLAEQNRVRKVPIMAPRGKIFDREGRLLVDNYASISCYLLREPARDWDADLPMIAQGLHMTVDQIQYVLRRYQFAPKYQPIPLKQDLSPDEVAFIEAHRNELPELETLDEQRRLYPNGGFAAHLIGYVGEISENDLNKEKYAFYQAGDVVGKSGVEATYDAVLRGTDGSRDVVVDSRGREVGQLGQQDPVPGKDLRLSIDLDVQMAAEKALEGKTGAIVAMDPHTGEILAMVSRPTYDPNQFAVRLTKEYWNKILNDPDHPMMNKTIQAQLAPGSTFKIIMSYAGLEEGVAQDMHVNCAGGGTFFGHFFACDKHHGGVDIYHAIPWSCDTFYYTLAERLQIDTIAKYATAVGISQKTGIDLPDEATGTMPSTAWKLKNFHDKWYAGEVISVGIGQGAVQASPIQLARALSGLASGGALKRPHVILDGQISQQYQQAILDTYAGSGEKQVSLKTENWQIITDAMAETLNSGTAAASHLEGVDFAGKTGTAQVMSHAALARSGGGHKTVPNAWFVGMTPRRNPDIVVAVLWENGDWGANAAKLGAQVVNTFVEKQRKKAGNLMKVAEAPKPATPLENAAKKEEPVTN is encoded by the coding sequence ATGATGGAGGAGGAGAAGCTAACAGCCCGCGAGGAGAAGGTCTCCCCGCTGAAGCTGAACTCGGTGCAGTATGTCGTCGCCCTGCTTCTGGTGGTGCTGCTCGCCGGGTTGTGGCGGCTGCAGGTCGTCAGCGCGGACAACTACCGCGTGCTGGCCGAACAGAACCGCGTCCGCAAGGTTCCCATCATGGCGCCGCGGGGCAAGATCTTCGATCGCGAAGGCCGCCTGCTGGTGGACAACTATGCCTCCATCTCCTGCTACCTGCTGCGCGAGCCTGCCCGCGACTGGGACGCTGACCTTCCCATGATTGCCCAGGGCCTGCACATGACTGTCGACCAGATCCAGTATGTGTTGCGCCGCTATCAGTTTGCCCCGAAGTATCAGCCGATTCCGCTCAAGCAGGATCTTTCCCCGGACGAGGTTGCGTTTATTGAGGCGCACCGCAATGAGTTGCCGGAGCTGGAGACCCTGGACGAACAGCGCCGCCTCTATCCCAATGGAGGCTTCGCCGCGCACCTGATCGGGTATGTGGGTGAGATCAGCGAGAACGACCTTAACAAAGAGAAGTATGCCTTCTATCAGGCCGGCGACGTGGTTGGGAAGTCGGGCGTGGAAGCGACCTATGACGCTGTGCTGCGCGGTACGGACGGATCCCGCGATGTGGTGGTCGATAGCCGGGGCCGCGAGGTCGGCCAGCTCGGCCAGCAGGATCCTGTCCCCGGTAAGGACCTCAGGCTGAGCATCGATCTGGATGTGCAGATGGCCGCAGAGAAGGCGCTGGAAGGTAAGACTGGAGCTATCGTCGCCATGGATCCCCATACGGGCGAGATCCTCGCCATGGTCTCCCGTCCCACCTATGACCCGAATCAGTTTGCAGTGCGGCTGACGAAGGAATATTGGAACAAGATTCTGAACGACCCCGACCACCCAATGATGAATAAGACCATCCAGGCACAGCTCGCGCCGGGGTCCACCTTCAAGATCATCATGTCTTATGCCGGCCTGGAAGAGGGAGTCGCCCAGGATATGCACGTGAACTGTGCCGGGGGCGGGACCTTCTTCGGCCACTTCTTTGCCTGCGATAAGCACCACGGCGGTGTGGACATCTACCATGCCATTCCCTGGAGCTGCGATACCTTCTACTACACGCTGGCGGAGCGGCTGCAGATCGATACGATTGCGAAGTATGCGACCGCAGTCGGCATCAGCCAGAAGACGGGCATCGATCTTCCAGATGAGGCTACAGGCACCATGCCATCAACGGCATGGAAACTGAAGAACTTCCACGACAAGTGGTACGCCGGTGAAGTGATCTCGGTCGGCATCGGCCAGGGCGCTGTTCAGGCCTCGCCCATTCAGCTTGCGCGGGCGTTGAGCGGCCTTGCCTCCGGTGGAGCTCTGAAGCGGCCACATGTCATTCTGGACGGCCAGATTTCGCAGCAGTATCAGCAGGCGATTCTGGATACCTATGCAGGCAGCGGTGAGAAGCAGGTCAGTCTCAAGACCGAGAACTGGCAGATCATCACCGACGCTATGGCCGAGACCCTGAATTCCGGGACAGCCGCTGCGTCGCATCTGGAAGGTGTGGACTTTGCCGGGAAGACAGGCACCGCGCAGGTGATGAGCCACGCGGCTCTGGCCAGGAGTGGTGGCGGCCATAAGACAGTTCCCAATGCCTGGTTTGTAGGAATGACTCCGCGGCGGAACCCGGACATTGTGGTTGCCGTTCTGTGGGAGAACGGCGATTGGGGAGCCAACGCCGCCAAGCTGGGCGCGCAGGTAGTGAACACCTTCGTGGAAAAACAGCGGAAGAAGGCCGGGAACCTGATGAAGGTTGCCGAAGCTCCGAAACCGGCCACACCGCTGGAGAATGCCGCAAAGAAAGAAGAGCCTGTTACGAACTAG
- a CDS encoding TonB-dependent receptor, which yields MFRFPRTSLLIAFACLLVLFSRADGQVLGELKGRVVDASGAAVAGAKVTLTQTATAIARETVSGSSGEFSFTQLTSGSYSLAVAQTGFARLERSGVTVTTGQTVTLDLQLKAGGAGESVTVNQDAPLLQASTSDIATTIPSHAIVALPLNSRNFIQLTQMAPGVELPPGTVLPRINGGRPRTNEYLYDGISALQPEPGQVAFFPILDSIAEFTVAANNVPAEFGRFNGGVVNVATRSGANAFHGSVFEFFRHEALNGRNYFASSTARKPQYRRNLFGATLSGPIKRDRLFFFTDYQGIKQRIGVTRISTVPTAAMRQGIFTGVAKIYDPSSTTVVNGQVQRKEYTNDVISSAFDPVAQRLLSRIPTPTSSGSANNYTRTAPDDDHQNQFDIRLDGAFSAKDSGFARYTYYHEVERPVTPLADGSGSISGSVLGTGNVSGLTDVLGQQVVLNETHLFSPRVLNNFRLGYTRRGNSQIGVSLANSPSADLGIPGIPVNAAFNNTLPLFTFTGLQQLGANASTSARYQTSVSELIDMVVWTHGGHSLKAGGDLRRYELNAISPPNPTGSFAFTTTGTNTTGTSGASGGNAFASFLLGQVDTFSIDLQTKTIRPRDYIHEFFLQDDWRVTPRLTLNLGARWTLHMPSTEAHNQGAVFNLATQQLDYLGVNGYSRSARQLHWANVAPRVGLAYAVDSKTVLRSGFGIVFIDQSGITTPFTTPQYPFIQNVQQRTQDGYVAPFKLSSGPAVSSIPLTPDAGLGQSVYTANRNAGSGYVEQWNLAVQRAITKNMSLELAYVGSHIVHVGIPDSNLNQLTAAQLAQGTALTARVTNPYYGQLPAGSTLNTPTIAAAQLLKPYPRFQNVATYRNNSGTSNYNALQARLEQRLASGLYLLVSYAHSKLIDDASSVFSSTVLSSPNSSSLIAADTFRPYLERDSSSGDMPNVLTASVVYDLPKFRGHGAATALLGGWTVNVIGTMQSGMPVTVTQATNNNSFAGIVLQRPNMVAPPSLPAGQRTPQRFFNTAAFQTAPQFTFGNASRNPVRGPAYRDADLALVKHASVGERTDVEFRAELFNVTNTPAFSQPNGSFGSSAFGSITSTTTDPRVAQFAVRIRR from the coding sequence TTTCAGCCGTGCAGACGGACAGGTTCTTGGTGAACTGAAAGGGCGTGTCGTGGATGCAAGCGGGGCCGCAGTGGCGGGGGCAAAGGTCACTCTCACACAGACCGCGACCGCGATTGCACGGGAGACCGTATCGGGATCATCGGGTGAGTTCTCGTTTACGCAACTCACCTCCGGGAGCTACAGCCTTGCTGTGGCGCAGACAGGATTCGCCCGCCTGGAGCGTAGTGGTGTGACGGTCACCACTGGACAGACCGTGACGCTGGATCTGCAACTGAAGGCTGGTGGAGCGGGCGAGTCGGTCACGGTGAATCAGGATGCTCCGCTCCTGCAGGCATCGACCAGCGATATCGCGACTACGATTCCAAGTCACGCGATTGTGGCGCTTCCGCTGAACTCACGGAATTTTATCCAGTTGACCCAGATGGCTCCGGGGGTGGAGCTGCCTCCGGGCACGGTGCTGCCGCGTATCAATGGTGGTCGCCCGCGTACGAATGAGTATCTGTACGACGGCATCTCCGCGCTTCAGCCAGAGCCTGGACAGGTCGCTTTCTTCCCGATCCTCGACAGCATCGCCGAGTTTACGGTTGCGGCGAACAATGTTCCTGCTGAGTTCGGCCGTTTCAACGGCGGCGTGGTGAACGTTGCCACGCGCAGCGGCGCCAATGCCTTTCATGGCAGTGTCTTCGAGTTCTTTCGTCATGAGGCGCTGAATGGGCGCAACTACTTCGCCTCCTCCACGGCCCGAAAGCCGCAGTATCGCCGCAATCTATTTGGCGCAACCCTGAGCGGACCGATCAAGCGCGACCGTCTTTTCTTCTTCACGGACTACCAGGGGATCAAGCAGCGCATCGGTGTCACCCGCATCTCTACTGTGCCGACAGCGGCAATGCGGCAGGGCATCTTTACGGGCGTTGCGAAGATCTACGATCCGTCATCGACGACCGTGGTGAACGGCCAGGTGCAGCGCAAGGAGTATACGAACGACGTCATCTCCTCGGCGTTCGATCCCGTGGCGCAGCGGTTGCTTAGCCGTATTCCCACACCGACCAGCAGCGGCTCGGCGAATAACTACACCCGTACGGCTCCGGATGATGATCATCAGAATCAGTTCGACATTCGCCTGGATGGGGCCTTCAGCGCGAAGGACAGCGGTTTTGCCCGTTACACCTACTACCACGAGGTTGAGCGGCCAGTGACGCCGCTTGCAGATGGCTCGGGCTCGATCTCAGGCTCGGTGCTTGGAACCGGCAATGTCTCCGGCCTCACGGATGTTCTGGGGCAGCAGGTGGTGCTGAATGAGACCCATCTCTTCTCACCGCGTGTGCTGAATAACTTCCGGCTGGGATATACGCGCCGCGGCAACTCGCAGATCGGCGTATCGCTCGCAAATTCGCCATCGGCCGATCTGGGGATTCCGGGTATTCCGGTCAACGCGGCGTTCAACAATACGCTGCCGCTCTTCACCTTCACCGGACTCCAGCAGCTCGGCGCCAACGCCAGCACCTCGGCACGGTATCAGACCTCCGTTAGCGAACTGATCGACATGGTGGTATGGACCCACGGCGGCCACTCCCTTAAGGCCGGTGGCGATTTGCGCCGGTATGAGCTGAACGCCATCTCGCCGCCGAACCCGACGGGTTCCTTCGCCTTCACAACGACCGGCACAAATACCACCGGGACCAGCGGCGCCAGCGGAGGCAACGCCTTTGCCAGCTTCCTGCTGGGGCAGGTGGATACCTTCTCCATCGATCTGCAGACAAAGACGATTCGCCCGCGCGATTATATCCACGAGTTCTTCCTGCAGGACGACTGGCGTGTCACGCCTCGTCTGACGCTGAACCTGGGTGCGCGCTGGACCCTGCACATGCCATCCACCGAGGCGCACAATCAGGGAGCCGTCTTCAACCTGGCAACACAGCAGCTCGACTATCTGGGTGTGAATGGCTACTCCCGTAGCGCGCGCCAGTTGCACTGGGCCAATGTCGCACCGCGTGTCGGTCTGGCCTACGCGGTCGATTCGAAGACAGTGCTGCGCAGCGGCTTCGGCATCGTCTTTATCGACCAGAGCGGTATCACGACGCCATTCACGACGCCACAGTATCCCTTCATCCAGAACGTGCAACAACGCACGCAGGATGGCTACGTGGCTCCATTCAAGCTGAGCAGCGGGCCGGCTGTTTCGTCGATTCCGCTGACGCCGGATGCCGGCCTGGGACAGAGCGTCTACACCGCGAATCGCAACGCGGGATCGGGATACGTGGAGCAGTGGAACCTTGCTGTCCAGCGTGCCATTACGAAGAACATGTCGCTGGAGCTGGCCTACGTCGGATCGCACATCGTGCACGTCGGCATTCCGGACTCGAACCTGAACCAGCTCACGGCCGCTCAGCTTGCGCAGGGTACGGCGCTGACTGCCCGTGTCACCAATCCCTACTACGGACAGTTGCCCGCGGGCTCAACGCTCAACACACCCACCATTGCAGCGGCACAGTTGCTGAAGCCGTATCCCCGCTTCCAGAATGTGGCGACGTATCGCAACAACTCCGGCACCAGCAACTACAACGCGTTGCAGGCAAGACTGGAGCAGCGGCTCGCCAGTGGCTTGTATCTGCTGGTGAGCTATGCACACTCCAAACTGATTGACGATGCATCGTCAGTATTTTCCTCGACGGTGTTGTCTTCGCCCAACAGCTCGTCACTGATTGCGGCAGATACCTTCCGTCCTTATCTGGAGCGTGATTCGTCGAGCGGTGATATGCCGAATGTGCTGACAGCCAGCGTGGTCTATGACCTGCCGAAGTTCCGCGGGCATGGAGCAGCTACGGCTCTGCTGGGCGGATGGACGGTGAATGTCATCGGCACGATGCAGAGCGGCATGCCGGTCACAGTGACCCAGGCGACGAATAACAACTCGTTCGCTGGCATTGTGCTGCAGAGGCCGAACATGGTGGCCCCGCCTTCGCTGCCTGCCGGCCAGCGCACACCGCAGCGTTTCTTCAATACCGCGGCATTCCAGACGGCCCCTCAGTTCACGTTTGGTAACGCCTCGCGTAACCCGGTACGCGGCCCGGCGTATCGCGATGCCGATCTGGCGCTGGTGAAACATGCCTCTGTCGGAGAGCGGACGGATGTCGAGTTCCGGGCGGAGCTGTTCAATGTGACGAATACCCCCGCGTTCTCGCAGCCGAACGGCTCGTTTGGCTCGTCGGCATTCGGCAGCATTACCAGCACGACGACCGATCCTCGGGTTGCGCAGTTTGCGGTAAGGATTCGGCGGTAG
- the rodA gene encoding rod shape-determining protein RodA: protein MRRFSSFRDFDWVLLGFVLLLSVISVLEIYSATMHTKFHGFEKKQLEYLAVGLVLMFIVSLIDYHQLLEIVPWAYGTSILSLVAVAAVGTRVLGAKRWIKFPGGIHFQPSEWIKLVLVVAVARYFWSLGGRDLTWKDIGKAFLLVGIPMLMVLKQPDLGTALTYSPILICGLFLGGIRFKQAAILILGFLLLVGGVWRTGKLLKPYQKARLTNFINPDNDPKGSGYQIRQSLIAVGSGGVWGKGATKGTQTQGDFLPIPYTDFIFAAFCEEHGFVGALGVLLLYFLILMRLIQNAQTAPDPPGTFIVMGIVAIIIFQMAVNIGMVIGFMPVTGIPLPLMSYGGSSVLFTFMALGIVMNVRMRRFVN from the coding sequence ATGCGCCGTTTTTCTTCGTTCCGTGACTTTGACTGGGTTCTCCTTGGCTTCGTGCTCCTGCTGAGCGTGATCTCAGTCCTCGAGATCTATTCTGCGACGATGCACACGAAGTTCCACGGCTTTGAGAAGAAGCAGCTTGAGTACCTCGCCGTTGGCCTGGTGCTGATGTTTATCGTCTCGCTGATCGACTACCACCAATTGCTGGAGATTGTTCCCTGGGCGTACGGTACCAGTATTCTTTCGCTTGTCGCCGTGGCGGCGGTGGGCACCAGGGTGCTCGGAGCGAAGCGGTGGATCAAGTTCCCCGGTGGCATTCATTTCCAGCCGAGTGAATGGATCAAGCTGGTGCTGGTTGTGGCGGTGGCAAGGTATTTCTGGAGCCTGGGCGGCCGGGATCTGACCTGGAAAGACATCGGTAAGGCCTTCCTGCTGGTGGGCATTCCCATGCTGATGGTACTGAAGCAGCCTGACCTGGGAACGGCCCTCACTTACTCACCGATCCTGATCTGCGGTCTGTTTCTGGGCGGCATCCGGTTCAAGCAGGCTGCCATCCTCATCCTGGGATTTCTGCTGCTGGTCGGTGGCGTGTGGAGGACCGGGAAACTGCTGAAACCCTACCAGAAGGCCCGTCTGACCAACTTTATTAATCCGGATAACGACCCCAAGGGCTCCGGTTACCAGATCCGCCAGTCCCTGATCGCCGTCGGATCGGGAGGTGTCTGGGGCAAAGGCGCGACGAAGGGAACGCAGACGCAGGGAGACTTCCTCCCTATTCCCTATACCGACTTCATCTTTGCCGCCTTCTGCGAGGAGCACGGGTTTGTGGGCGCCCTGGGGGTGCTGCTGCTTTACTTTCTGATCCTGATGCGGCTGATCCAGAACGCCCAGACGGCTCCAGATCCACCGGGAACGTTCATCGTGATGGGTATCGTGGCGATCATCATCTTCCAGATGGCGGTCAATATCGGCATGGTGATCGGATTCATGCCGGTGACGGGAATTCCGCTGCCGCTGATGAGCTATGGCGGATCGTCGGTGCTGTTCACCTTCATGGCGCTGGGGATTGTGATGAACGTGCGGATGCGGCGGTTTGTGAACTGA
- the ald gene encoding alanine dehydrogenase — MIIGVPKEVKDHETRVGVTPAGARALTEAGHKVLVEHNAGELSAFPDDDYQNAGAEIVGSAYDTWRLADMVVKVKEPVEKEYGHFREGLTLFTYLHLAPLKDLTQKLLDKHVTGIAYETVRDRFNTLPLLTPMSEVAGRLSVQVGAEYLTKAHGGRGLLLGGVPGVPPGNVTIIGGGIVGTNAAKIAVGMGAKVTILDLSLQRLRELDDIFGGRVATVASNSYNIARAAAEADLLVGGVLIPGAAAPKLVTKEMVATMKKGAVIVDVAIDQGGCIETAHPTTHSDPSYEVNGVVHYCVTNMPAAVPNTSTLALTNATFPYVMRLAQLGAEAAIRQDKGIAEGVNTYRGHCTYGAVAKDQGREYTPISSLIQ; from the coding sequence ATGATTATTGGCGTCCCCAAAGAAGTGAAGGATCACGAAACGCGCGTCGGCGTTACCCCAGCCGGTGCACGAGCCCTCACCGAAGCCGGCCACAAGGTACTTGTGGAACACAACGCCGGCGAGCTCTCTGCTTTTCCCGACGACGACTACCAGAACGCCGGAGCCGAGATCGTTGGCTCCGCCTATGACACCTGGAGACTCGCCGATATGGTCGTCAAGGTGAAGGAGCCCGTCGAAAAGGAGTACGGCCACTTCCGCGAAGGCCTGACGCTGTTCACCTACCTGCACCTGGCTCCCCTCAAGGACCTCACCCAGAAGCTGCTGGATAAGCACGTCACCGGCATCGCCTACGAGACCGTACGCGACCGCTTCAACACCCTTCCGCTGCTCACTCCCATGTCTGAGGTCGCCGGGCGGCTCTCCGTTCAGGTGGGCGCCGAGTACCTCACCAAAGCGCATGGCGGCCGCGGTCTTCTGCTGGGAGGCGTCCCGGGGGTTCCTCCGGGGAACGTCACCATCATCGGCGGTGGCATCGTCGGCACCAACGCCGCCAAGATCGCCGTCGGCATGGGAGCGAAGGTCACCATCCTGGACCTCTCGCTGCAGCGCCTGCGCGAGCTGGATGACATCTTCGGCGGCCGGGTAGCCACGGTTGCCTCCAACAGCTACAACATCGCCCGCGCCGCCGCAGAGGCCGATCTGCTGGTCGGCGGGGTACTCATTCCAGGAGCAGCGGCACCCAAGCTGGTCACCAAAGAGATGGTCGCCACCATGAAGAAGGGCGCGGTCATCGTCGACGTGGCGATCGATCAGGGCGGATGCATTGAAACAGCGCACCCGACCACGCACTCCGATCCCTCCTACGAAGTCAACGGCGTGGTGCACTACTGCGTGACCAATATGCCTGCCGCCGTTCCCAATACCAGCACGCTAGCCCTGACCAACGCGACCTTCCCATACGTCATGCGTCTGGCGCAGCTCGGGGCAGAGGCCGCTATCCGTCAGGACAAGGGCATCGCCGAGGGCGTGAACACCTACCGGGGACACTGCACCTACGGCGCGGTCGCAAAGGACCAGGGCCGCGAGTACACCCCTATCTCCTCATTGATTCAGTAG
- the mreC gene encoding rod shape-determining protein MreC: protein MDGFFARYRNALVLIAVLVVFTIGLAVQVRRPDYGSREDGKHVRFFRYWAVALVSPFERLFRATGQGIRGTWHNYIDLRDVRRQNEQLKNDLNRMRLYQAAMAEDARQGQRLQALLDFKQQYIAKTVAAQVIGTSGSEQSRVLYIDKGIADGLKPDMAVITPDGIVGKLRDVFQHSAQVLLISDTTSGAGVVLETTRIRGVLRGTTDGRLRILDVLPDSRIKPGEPVLTSGGDQVFPRGLKAGVVENIGQDRNYALVTVKPTANLARLEEVLVVVEKGAVAPEQVASTEDEPETGARGEHLPQLKPETPDEVAKNAKEAPLPRPTPAIRQDTYSPGATPSAATLTPGARHDNAAPAPSTEAGGDQH from the coding sequence ATGGATGGGTTCTTTGCCAGGTATAGAAATGCTCTCGTACTGATTGCCGTGCTGGTGGTGTTCACCATCGGTCTGGCAGTGCAGGTGCGGCGGCCCGACTATGGCTCGCGTGAGGATGGGAAGCACGTCCGTTTCTTCCGGTACTGGGCCGTGGCCCTGGTCTCTCCCTTCGAGCGCCTGTTCCGTGCGACCGGCCAGGGTATTCGTGGGACCTGGCACAACTACATCGACTTGCGGGATGTCCGCCGGCAGAACGAGCAATTAAAGAACGATCTGAACCGCATGCGGCTGTACCAGGCCGCCATGGCGGAGGATGCCCGACAGGGCCAGCGGCTGCAGGCATTACTCGATTTCAAACAGCAGTACATCGCGAAGACGGTTGCGGCGCAGGTAATTGGCACCAGCGGGAGCGAGCAGTCGCGCGTGCTGTATATCGACAAGGGCATCGCAGACGGCCTGAAGCCGGATATGGCGGTAATTACCCCGGATGGCATTGTGGGCAAACTGCGTGACGTCTTTCAGCACTCGGCGCAGGTTCTGCTGATCAGCGATACAACCTCCGGCGCCGGTGTTGTGCTGGAGACAACGCGAATCCGCGGCGTGCTTCGCGGTACGACCGATGGACGGCTCCGTATTCTGGATGTGCTGCCTGACAGCCGCATCAAGCCGGGCGAACCTGTGCTGACCAGCGGCGGCGACCAGGTTTTTCCCCGTGGTTTGAAGGCCGGTGTGGTGGAAAACATTGGCCAGGATCGCAACTATGCACTGGTGACGGTGAAGCCCACGGCGAACCTCGCGCGGCTTGAAGAGGTCCTGGTCGTAGTGGAGAAGGGTGCGGTCGCTCCGGAGCAGGTGGCCTCCACGGAGGATGAACCAGAGACCGGAGCGCGCGGAGAGCATCTACCCCAGTTGAAGCCCGAGACTCCCGACGAAGTGGCGAAGAATGCGAAGGAAGCTCCGCTGCCGCGACCTACGCCGGCTATTCGCCAGGACACGTACAGTCCCGGGGCCACGCCGTCGGCTGCGACGCTGACGCCGGGTGCGCGTCATGACAATGCTGCCCCTGCTCCGTCTACAGAAGCAGGCGGTGACCAGCACTGA
- a CDS encoding rod shape-determining protein, with product MSSNGFQQRTSRGRTLRSLFSLFSSDLAIDLGTANTLVYAHGKGIVVNEPSIVAINKSTGEVEAVGKEAKEMLGRTPGNIVAIKPMKDGVIADFKVTEKMLNYFIQKAHNRKRMVHPRIIIGVPSEITQVEKRAVEDSAYRAKASEVYLVEQAMVAAIGAGLPITEPGGNMVVDIGGGTTDIAVISLAGIVYSRSVRMAGNQMDESVMNYLKRKYNLLIGERTAEQIKMEIGSAYPLDKPLTMEIKGRNLIEGVPKTISIDDSEIREALGESIATIMNAIRVALERTPPELSADISDRGIVLTGGGALIKNLDKRIREETGLPVSIADDPLASVVLGTGKMLSDFKLLRKISID from the coding sequence ATGTCGTCAAACGGTTTCCAGCAGCGCACATCGCGGGGGCGCACCCTCCGTTCTCTTTTCAGCCTATTTTCCAGCGATCTCGCAATCGATTTAGGCACCGCAAACACCCTGGTCTATGCCCATGGGAAGGGAATCGTTGTGAATGAACCCTCGATCGTCGCGATCAATAAGTCGACGGGTGAGGTGGAGGCTGTGGGAAAAGAGGCCAAGGAGATGCTTGGCCGTACTCCGGGCAACATTGTTGCCATCAAGCCGATGAAAGACGGTGTGATTGCCGACTTCAAGGTGACGGAGAAGATGCTGAACTACTTCATCCAGAAGGCGCATAACCGCAAGCGCATGGTGCATCCGCGCATCATCATCGGTGTGCCTTCTGAGATCACGCAGGTGGAAAAGCGTGCTGTTGAGGACTCCGCCTATCGCGCCAAGGCGAGTGAGGTCTACCTGGTCGAGCAGGCGATGGTGGCCGCGATCGGTGCAGGGCTGCCGATCACGGAGCCGGGCGGCAACATGGTTGTGGACATCGGCGGTGGAACCACGGATATCGCGGTGATCTCGCTGGCCGGTATCGTCTACTCGCGCTCGGTCCGCATGGCCGGCAACCAGATGGACGAGTCGGTGATGAACTACCTCAAGCGCAAGTACAACCTGCTTATTGGGGAACGCACCGCGGAACAGATCAAGATGGAGATCGGCTCGGCGTATCCGTTGGATAAGCCGCTGACGATGGAGATCAAGGGCCGCAACCTGATCGAAGGCGTTCCGAAGACGATTTCGATCGATGATTCAGAGATTCGTGAGGCGCTGGGCGAGTCGATCGCAACCATCATGAACGCCATCCGTGTGGCGCTGGAACGTACGCCGCCGGAGCTGTCCGCCGACATCAGCGATCGCGGTATTGTGCTGACGGGTGGCGGGGCATTGATCAAGAACCTGGACAAGCGGATTCGCGAGGAGACGGGGCTACCGGTCTCGATCGCCGACGACCCGCTGGCTTCCGTGGTTCTGGGCACGGGAAAGATGCTCTCGGACTTCAAGCTGCTTCGTAAGATTTCTATCGACTAG
- the mreD gene encoding rod shape-determining protein MreD, protein MYSSRREMDEHVFHPAVSLLVPLVAVFAGAYLPKLAPWLMILDLPLVVVIFFAVARRSPISGVMTGALVGVLQDLLLNQPIGINGMVKAVVGYVAASISLRVDVDALPTRVVMNFSFCLLQSLMLLGIYQWLLQDANVHTSWLHELLRAGVNTVVAIPLFFLLDYAKQSA, encoded by the coding sequence ATGTACAGCTCCCGCCGGGAGATGGATGAGCATGTCTTCCATCCTGCGGTCAGTCTTCTGGTGCCGCTGGTTGCTGTGTTTGCCGGGGCGTATCTGCCGAAGCTGGCCCCCTGGTTGATGATTCTGGACCTGCCGTTGGTGGTGGTGATCTTTTTCGCGGTAGCGCGGCGCAGTCCGATCTCTGGCGTGATGACGGGGGCTCTGGTCGGCGTGTTGCAGGACCTGCTGCTGAACCAGCCGATCGGCATCAACGGCATGGTCAAGGCGGTAGTGGGATATGTGGCGGCGTCGATCAGCCTGCGCGTGGATGTGGATGCGCTGCCAACGCGCGTGGTGATGAACTTCAGCTTCTGCCTGTTGCAGAGCCTGATGTTGCTGGGGATCTATCAGTGGCTGTTGCAGGACGCGAATGTGCATACGAGCTGGCTGCATGAGTTGTTGCGTGCGGGAGTAAATACGGTGGTGGCGATCCCCCTGTTTTTCCTCCTGGACTACGCGAAACAGAGCGCATAG